A stretch of the Euleptes europaea isolate rEulEur1 chromosome 14, rEulEur1.hap1, whole genome shotgun sequence genome encodes the following:
- the RNF26 gene encoding E3 ubiquitin-protein ligase RNF26 has translation MDLVFLVINGVGMILDLLVILLDVNFFLVSTLVSILLWLIAFAYNLPNALVGCMIHCWNGIVLFLLCVVEALYYLTLGSVHAIFNLLRGLCSSMESLKVVGHLFTHLMLRSKEVMHRGLWNLVGSGQSLLRQVCEVCAIAMSLVAYFVNSIINICLIGTQNLFSLGLILWETIVSPFLSVTDIFAAFLARLSSSAIAMSILLWSPCQLAFDLLASMSKLLINVFFLNLYGLVLLSGLVAACALTLNPQLTWTLVDQVTGYLNSMPSYHRVRRDLCRLYQVVLLSLDMILSSQAWRRLADWGLQMANWNRGGRGAHHRGDQQQEWLPFLAYILRLPSLRVAYPRRQGFSAASQQAAVPARQAQQLTRGSGNQHRRDIDLGPAAQLSVLAGRQPQTQSEGPSTSHTKPATKEQLNALEEDSDPWLLLKEQEERKKCVICQDQTKTVLLLPCRHLCLCEECTEILLQQAAYQRNCPLCRQMILQTLNVYL, from the coding sequence ATGGATCTCGTGTTCCTGGTTATCAATGGCGTGGGGATGATTTTGGACCTGCTGGTCATCTTGCTGGATGTCAACTTCTTCCTTGTTTCCACACTGGTTTCGATCCTCCTCTGGCTCATCGCCTTTGCTTACAACTTGCCCAATGCCTTGGTGGGTTGCATGATCCACTGCTGGAATGGGATAGTGTTGTTCTTGCTGTGTGTCGTGGAGGCCTTGTACTACCTGACTCTGGGCTCTGTACATGCCATCTTCAACTTGCTGCGTGGTTTGTGCTCCAGCATGGAAAGCCTGAAAGTAGTGGGGCACCTGTTCACCCATCTGATGTTGAGGAGCAAAGAAGTGATGCACCGAGGGCTCTGGAACCTGGTTGGATCCGGCCAGTCGCTTCTGAGGCAGGTGTGTGAAGTGTGCGCCATCGCCATGAGCCTTGTGGCTTACTTTGTCAACAGCATCATCAACATCTGCCTCATTGGGACCCAAAACCTTTTCTCCCTGGGGCTGATACTGTGGGAAACGATTGTCAGCCCTTTCCTGAGCGTCACGGACATTTTTGCTGCTTTCCTCGCACGCTTGTCCAGCAGTGCCATCGCGATGTCCATCCTCCTGTGGTCTCCTTGCCAGCTGGCGTTCGATCTCCTTGCCTCCATGAGCAAGCTGCTGATTAACGTCTTCTTCCTCAACCTTTACGGCTTAGTGTTGCTGTCGGGGCTGGTTGCTGCCTGCGCCTTAACCCTCAACCCTCAGCTGACGTGGACGCTGGTGGACCAGGTGACTGGCTACTTGAACTCTATGCCTTCCTACCACCGGGTGCGCAGGGACTTGTGCCGCCTCTACCAAGTTGTGCTCTTATCGCTGGACATGATCTTGAGCTCGCAAGCCTGGCGCAGGTTGGCAGACTGGGGTCTCCAGATGGCCAACTGGAACCGAGGGGgcaggggagctcaccaccgcgGGGATCAACAGCAAGAATGGCTACCATTCTTGGCCTATATTCTAAGACTACCTTCTCTTAGGGTAGCTTATCCAAGACGACAGGGGTTCTCTGCTGCCAGTCAGCAGGCCGCAGTGCCCGCCCGCCAAGCACAGCAGTTAACCCGAGGCAGTGGAAACCAGCATAGAAGAGACATTGATCTGGGACCAGCTGCGCAACTGAGTGTTCTGGCTGGCCGGCAGCCCCAGACTCAGAGCGAGGGTCCAAGCACGTCACATACCAAACCTGCAACAAAAGAGCAGTTAAATGCTCTGGAGGAGGACAGTGACCCGTGGCTTCTTCTGAAAGAGCAAGAGGAACGGAAGAAGTGCGTTATTTGTCAGGACCAAACAAAGACAGTCTTGCTGCTTCCCTGCCGCCACCTTTGCCTCTGCGAAGAATGTACTGAAATCTTGCTGCAGCAGGCCGCATACCAGCGCAATTGCCCGCTCTGCCGGCAGATGATCCTGCAGACTCTCAATGTCTACCTGTAA
- the C1QTNF5 gene encoding complement C1q tumor necrosis factor-related protein 5, whose amino-acid sequence MEQAVYLCLFFLTLAEDSVQIEDNKIPSLCAGQPGIPGNPGIHGSQGLPGRDGRDGRDGAVGLPGEKGEVGQQGPSGLRGDRGSPGINGLPGEKGTPGECAVAPRSAFSAKRSESRSPPLADQPIVFDVVLINEQGHYDGNTGKFLCEIPGLYYFAVHATVYRMSLQFDIMKNGKSVASFFQFYGNWPKPTSLSGGTLVRLEPEDEVWVQVGVGDYTGFYSSVKTDSTFTGFLVYSYWPNSAVFA is encoded by the exons ATGGAGCAAGCGGTCTACCTCTGCCTCTTCTTCCTGACACTGGCTGAAGATTCTGTCCAGATCGAGGACAACAAGATCCCCAGCTTGTGCGCGGGGCAACCTGGCATTCCGGGAAACCCTGGCATCCATGGCAGTCAGGGGCTGCCCGGCAGAGATGGACGTGATGGCCGGGATGGAGCAGTGGGATTGCCGGGTGAAAAGGGCGAGGTTGGACAGCAAG GACCGTCAGGCCTGAGAGGAGACAGGGGCAGCCCTGGCATAAACGGGCTGCCAGGGGAGAAGGGGACCCCGGGGGAGTGCGCCGTGGCGCCCCGCTCGGCCTTCAGCGCCAAGCGCTCCGAGTCGCGCAGCCCGCCCCTGGCTGACCAGCCGATCGTCTTCGACGTCGTCCTGATCAACGAGCAGGGGCACTACGACGGGAACACGGGCAAGTTCCTCTGTGAGATCCCTGGCCTGTACTACTTTGCGGTCCACGCCACCGTCTACCGCATGAGCCTCCAGTTCGACATCATGAAGAACGGCAAGTCGGTGGCCTCCTTCTTCCAGTTTTACGGCAACTGGCCCAAACCCACGTCGTTGTCCGGGGGCACCCTGGTACGGCTGGAGCCCGAGGACGAAGTCTGGGTGCAGGTTGGGGTGGGAGACTACACTGGCTTCTACTCCAGCGTCAAGACGGACAGCACCTTCACGGGGTTTCTGGTCTATTCCTATTGGCCTAACTCTGCCGTCTTTGCCTGA